A single window of Granulicella mallensis MP5ACTX8 DNA harbors:
- a CDS encoding GDSL-type esterase/lipase family protein, whose product MNVRLIAVLAVGTMLAGGSAARAQGDPARAFDAATAAIRKPGTTVRIDLIGDSTQTNNAGYGRGFCANFTAQVDCVNMARGGASTGTFRELGLWDRSLATKPDYMVIQFGHNDFVTAEHLPRQVPLPQYIENLKRYVTEARAAKITPVLVTPLTRRYFGTDGKVHSDLQEYSEAMRGVAREMKVPLIELQNESIAYLDKVGEAEGDKLAITKKDTDGKTIFDKTHLDWAGSYVFGRMVAVDLGKAVPSLKKYVRPEAATLPPEGEKAMRIINGGPAMIVLVGDSTVATEGGWGPGFCAVMTKNITCIDDALNGRSTKSFRDEGAWKKALDHKGDYYLIQFGHNDEKTDEKRHTDPETTYAAQIRQYITEARAIGAVPVVLSPLARRTFKDGKPSNDDLRLYANAARRVAEEEDVTFIDLLSLSTAVLAKGTQADADTFNAVGHEDARAEQGKSGIDRTHLDDKGKAVFGRIVADNLVRTRVELGPDVIGVPAQAAAAVPTQAAPTDGK is encoded by the coding sequence ATGAATGTGCGGTTGATAGCGGTTTTGGCGGTCGGAACGATGTTGGCTGGGGGAAGTGCGGCGCGGGCGCAGGGCGATCCGGCGCGGGCGTTTGATGCGGCAACTGCCGCAATTCGGAAGCCGGGAACGACGGTGCGGATCGACCTGATTGGCGATTCGACCCAGACCAACAACGCCGGCTATGGCCGTGGATTCTGCGCTAACTTTACGGCGCAGGTGGACTGCGTGAACATGGCGCGTGGCGGAGCCAGTACGGGGACGTTCCGTGAACTGGGCCTGTGGGACCGCTCACTGGCCACCAAGCCGGACTACATGGTGATTCAATTTGGGCACAACGACTTCGTGACAGCCGAGCATCTGCCCCGGCAGGTGCCGCTGCCCCAGTACATCGAGAACCTGAAGCGGTATGTGACCGAGGCCCGCGCGGCGAAGATTACGCCGGTGCTGGTGACTCCGCTGACGCGGCGATACTTCGGCACGGATGGCAAGGTCCACTCCGACCTGCAGGAGTACAGCGAAGCCATGCGTGGCGTGGCGCGTGAGATGAAGGTTCCGTTGATCGAGCTGCAGAACGAGAGCATCGCTTATCTGGACAAGGTGGGCGAAGCCGAGGGTGACAAGCTCGCGATCACGAAGAAGGACACGGACGGCAAGACGATCTTCGACAAGACGCATTTGGACTGGGCGGGGAGTTACGTCTTCGGGCGCATGGTGGCGGTCGACCTGGGGAAGGCCGTGCCTTCTCTGAAGAAGTATGTGCGTCCTGAGGCTGCGACGCTTCCTCCCGAGGGGGAGAAGGCGATGCGCATTATCAACGGCGGTCCGGCAATGATTGTGCTGGTAGGGGACTCCACCGTAGCGACCGAAGGTGGATGGGGGCCGGGCTTTTGCGCGGTGATGACGAAGAACATTACGTGCATCGACGATGCGCTGAATGGGCGCAGCACGAAGAGCTTTCGCGATGAGGGTGCATGGAAGAAGGCGCTGGACCACAAGGGCGACTACTACCTGATCCAGTTTGGGCACAATGACGAGAAGACCGACGAGAAGCGTCACACCGATCCGGAGACGACTTACGCGGCGCAGATTCGGCAGTACATCACAGAAGCCCGGGCGATTGGTGCGGTGCCGGTGGTGCTTTCGCCGCTGGCGCGGAGGACGTTCAAGGACGGCAAGCCCTCGAACGACGATCTGCGGCTCTATGCCAATGCCGCGCGGCGTGTGGCGGAGGAAGAGGACGTGACGTTCATCGATCTGCTTTCGCTTTCGACTGCGGTGCTGGCCAAGGGCACGCAGGCGGATGCGGACACCTTCAATGCGGTGGGGCATGAGGATGCGCGGGCTGAGCAAGGCAAGTCGGGGATCGACCGGACGCATTTGGACGACAAGGGCAAGGCTGTATTCGGGCGGATTGTTGCCGATAACCTTGTGCGCACTCGGGTAGAGTTGGGGCCGGATGTGATTGGTGTTCCGGCGCAGGCCGCTGCCGCGGTGCCGACGCAGGCTGCGCCTACGGATGGGAAGTAA
- a CDS encoding RES family NAD+ phosphorylase, whose translation MELWRISNYRSLNGEGGRRYAARWHSAGSPIVYLAASPPGALIEVLVHLELNENELPPSYKLLQISVPPKLRIPLLNVPRGERWKSNIALTRSLGDTWLKSRRSALARVPSAILPHTFNYLLNPLHPDSARITIVKSQTANFDPRLVSRPSSK comes from the coding sequence GTGGAACTCTGGCGAATCAGCAACTATCGTTCTCTGAACGGCGAGGGCGGTCGTCGCTATGCGGCGCGCTGGCATAGCGCAGGCTCACCCATTGTCTATTTAGCCGCCTCTCCTCCAGGCGCACTCATCGAAGTGCTTGTACACCTCGAACTCAATGAGAATGAACTCCCGCCAAGTTATAAGCTGTTGCAAATTTCTGTTCCGCCCAAATTGCGGATTCCACTTCTCAACGTTCCCCGGGGCGAGCGTTGGAAATCAAATATTGCACTCACGCGAAGCCTTGGCGATACATGGCTGAAATCGCGACGTTCAGCGCTTGCACGCGTTCCCTCTGCCATCCTTCCCCATACCTTCAACTACCTGCTGAATCCACTGCATCCTGACTCAGCTCGCATCACCATCGTAAAATCGCAAACCGCGAACTTCGATCCTCGACTGGTCAGTAGACCCTCTTCAAAATAG
- the parS gene encoding type II RES/Xre toxin-antitoxin system antitoxin has protein sequence MPLSLWHNVSMASAAKPVFSTPLLTTLHLNLASVESGVPVAAMSDFVATSGLPLKDIYEVVIPARTLKHRRARKESLSTDESDKLARLVRVFDHTVAVFEDPDLARTWLNKPKKRFDGRTPMDMLRTEVGARMVEEMLGQIDEGMFA, from the coding sequence ATGCCTCTCTCTTTATGGCATAATGTCTCCATGGCAAGCGCAGCCAAGCCGGTCTTCTCGACCCCACTCCTGACCACCCTGCATCTCAACCTGGCCAGTGTGGAGTCCGGGGTGCCCGTTGCCGCAATGTCCGACTTCGTCGCAACCTCCGGATTACCGCTCAAAGACATCTACGAGGTGGTTATTCCGGCACGCACGCTCAAGCATCGGCGAGCGCGCAAGGAATCGCTCTCTACGGATGAGTCCGATAAGCTGGCGCGCCTCGTCCGCGTCTTCGACCATACGGTCGCCGTCTTTGAGGATCCCGATCTTGCCCGGACCTGGCTCAATAAACCCAAAAAGCGCTTCGACGGTCGCACCCCCATGGATATGCTCCGCACGGAAGTGGGCGCTCGCATGGTAGAAGAGATGCTCGGCCAAATCGACGAAGGCATGTTTGCCTAG
- the pgm gene encoding phosphoglucomutase (alpha-D-glucose-1,6-bisphosphate-dependent) has product MSIDAPLNTPGHLSSPDKLVNLPRLVAAFYAGHPNPEDPAQRVSFGTSGHRGSSLTTSFNYAHIIAITQAICEFRAEQKTDGPLFLAKDTHALSEPAFIAALEVLSGNGVTVMIDKDLGYTPTPVLSHAILEYNGSGAKERADGIVITPSHNPPEDGGFKYNPPNGGPADTSATKWIENRANELIAAKLQGVHRLSFAKALAAETTHRHDFITAYVNDLANVIDFEALNGTGLKLAVDPLGGAGVDYWPRIAEQYKLPLEILNPYVDPTFRFMTLDWDGRIRMDCSSPNAMASMIANKDKFDVAWACDTDHDRHGIVTRSSGLLNPNHYLAVCIQYLCTHRPHWSAQVGIGKTLVSSSIIDRVAKGLNRPMLEVPVGFKWFVDGLLEGKLGFVGEESAGATFLRRDGTVWTTDKDGLILGLLAAEMTARTGKDPGQHYNELTAKYGSPVYQRIDAAATKEEKAKLSKLSPEQVTATTLAGEPITAILTEAPGNKASIGGLKVTTENGWFAARPSGTEDVYKIYAESFHGADHLKEIQAEAKALVSSAIA; this is encoded by the coding sequence ATGTCCATCGACGCACCGCTCAACACCCCCGGCCACCTCTCATCCCCCGATAAGCTCGTCAATCTGCCGCGTCTCGTGGCGGCGTTCTACGCCGGCCACCCCAATCCGGAAGACCCGGCGCAGCGCGTCAGCTTCGGCACCAGCGGACATCGCGGATCGTCGCTGACCACCAGCTTCAACTACGCACACATCATTGCCATCACGCAGGCCATCTGCGAGTTTCGAGCGGAGCAGAAGACCGACGGTCCGCTCTTCCTCGCCAAGGACACGCACGCTCTCTCCGAGCCCGCATTCATCGCCGCTCTCGAGGTGCTGAGCGGCAACGGTGTAACGGTCATGATCGACAAGGACCTTGGCTATACGCCAACTCCCGTGCTCTCGCACGCGATCCTGGAGTACAACGGCAGCGGCGCCAAAGAGCGTGCCGACGGCATCGTCATCACGCCCTCGCACAACCCGCCCGAGGACGGCGGCTTCAAGTACAACCCACCCAACGGCGGCCCCGCGGACACCAGTGCGACCAAGTGGATCGAGAACCGCGCCAACGAACTGATCGCGGCTAAGCTGCAGGGCGTCCACCGCCTCTCCTTTGCGAAGGCCCTCGCCGCGGAGACCACGCATCGCCACGACTTCATCACCGCTTACGTTAACGATCTCGCAAACGTCATCGACTTCGAAGCGCTGAACGGCACCGGCCTCAAGCTCGCGGTCGATCCTCTCGGCGGCGCGGGCGTCGACTACTGGCCGCGTATCGCCGAGCAGTATAAGCTGCCGCTCGAGATCCTGAATCCTTACGTCGATCCCACCTTCCGCTTCATGACCCTCGACTGGGACGGACGTATCCGCATGGACTGCTCCTCACCCAACGCAATGGCCAGCATGATCGCGAACAAGGACAAGTTCGATGTGGCCTGGGCCTGCGACACCGACCACGATCGCCACGGCATCGTCACGCGGTCTTCAGGCCTGCTCAATCCCAATCACTACCTTGCTGTCTGCATTCAATATCTCTGCACGCACCGGCCCCACTGGTCGGCGCAGGTCGGCATCGGCAAGACGCTGGTCTCATCGAGCATCATCGACCGCGTAGCCAAAGGCCTCAACCGCCCGATGCTCGAGGTGCCGGTAGGCTTCAAGTGGTTTGTCGACGGGCTGCTCGAAGGCAAGCTGGGCTTCGTCGGCGAAGAGTCCGCGGGCGCAACCTTCCTGCGCCGCGACGGCACCGTCTGGACGACCGACAAGGACGGCCTCATCCTCGGATTGCTCGCTGCCGAGATGACAGCCCGCACCGGCAAAGATCCCGGCCAGCACTACAACGAACTCACCGCCAAGTACGGCTCACCCGTCTACCAGCGCATCGACGCCGCAGCCACGAAGGAAGAAAAGGCCAAGCTGTCCAAGCTCTCCCCCGAGCAGGTCACGGCAACCACGCTGGCAGGCGAACCCATCACCGCGATCCTCACCGAAGCTCCCGGCAACAAGGCCAGCATCGGCGGGCTAAAGGTCACCACCGAAAACGGCTGGTTCGCCGCACGCCCCTCCGGGACGGAAGACGTCTACAAGATCTACGCCGAAAGCTTCCACGGCGCAGACCACCTGAAGGAGATTCAAGCCGAAGCTAAAGCACTGGTTAGCTCTGCTATCGCCTAG
- a CDS encoding S1/P1 nuclease has product MQKLSAFTRVAVATSLLSVLAAQPAWAWGRDGHMMINRLAAQYLPSDVPAFLRNGNALDTMEYLGPEPDRWKGRNEKELSDTQSPDHFFDYEEALYAATPCAEGTPNCIAGYSFPKERYDFLRALAAAQPKHPDVVLKENVGLQPWQVEEVWQRLKTDLREYRKLVAANKDTAPVQTVILFEAGWLGHYVGDGSQPLHTTIQYNGWTGPNPNGYTTDHKIHSLFESLYVSANIKPADVAPLVAATQPKPIDDEWTSYLNYLRHTNSFVEKTYQIEKTGGFTDAGTPEAKTFAEERLAAGAIELRDLIYSAWVHSADPVEEYHGPQ; this is encoded by the coding sequence ATGCAAAAGCTCTCCGCCTTCACCCGCGTCGCCGTCGCGACTTCCCTTCTCAGCGTCCTCGCCGCGCAGCCCGCCTGGGCCTGGGGACGCGACGGTCACATGATGATCAACCGTCTTGCCGCGCAGTATCTGCCGTCAGACGTCCCGGCGTTCCTCCGCAACGGCAACGCACTCGACACCATGGAGTACCTCGGCCCCGAGCCCGACCGCTGGAAAGGCCGCAACGAAAAAGAACTCAGCGACACCCAATCGCCCGACCACTTCTTCGACTACGAAGAGGCCCTCTACGCTGCCACACCCTGCGCCGAAGGCACACCCAACTGCATCGCCGGTTATAGCTTCCCCAAAGAGCGTTACGACTTTCTGCGCGCACTTGCCGCCGCGCAGCCGAAGCATCCGGACGTAGTGCTGAAAGAGAACGTCGGACTGCAACCCTGGCAGGTCGAGGAAGTCTGGCAACGCCTGAAGACCGACCTTCGCGAGTACCGCAAACTCGTCGCCGCCAACAAGGACACCGCTCCCGTCCAGACAGTCATCCTCTTTGAAGCGGGCTGGCTTGGTCACTATGTTGGCGACGGCTCGCAGCCCTTGCACACGACCATCCAGTACAACGGCTGGACCGGCCCCAATCCCAACGGCTACACCACCGACCACAAGATCCACTCCCTCTTCGAGAGCCTGTACGTCTCAGCGAACATCAAGCCTGCCGACGTCGCTCCACTGGTCGCCGCAACCCAGCCCAAACCCATCGACGACGAGTGGACCAGCTATCTCAACTATCTGCGCCACACCAACAGTTTCGTCGAAAAGACCTACCAGATCGAGAAGACCGGCGGCTTTACCGACGCAGGCACACCGGAAGCCAAAACCTTCGCCGAGGAGCGCCTGGCCGCCGGAGCCATCGAACTCCGCGACCTCATCTACTCCGCCTGGGTCCACAGCGCCGATCCCGTAGAGGAATATCACGGACCGCAGTAG
- the pncB gene encoding nicotinate phosphoribosyltransferase has translation MNVNFAERAHNHNWKLDPIVRSLLDTDFYKLLMLQFIWKNFPAIPVTSEIYNRTLKVKLAERISAIALREQMEHVRGLRYRRSELVWLAGNTFYGVRQIFQPEFLDWLEHDFRLSDYEIHEHDGQLVIRFSGLWTEVTMWEVYSLAIVSEMKTRAALAELSELELDVLYARAKTRLWDKIEKLRAVEGLRLSDFGTRRRHSFLWQEYAVEALSSALGNRLSGTSNTALAYKHNLEAIGTNAHELPMAMAAMAARGSDQELRTSQYKVLELWQRSYGGELLIALPDTFGTTQFLEGAPDWVAKWTGERVDSKDPFIAGDEYISWLLKHGEDPRKKRLIASDGLDVDTIIRLHEYFNGRIRFSAGWGTLLTNDFRDCHPRGEDTFEPISLVCKVTSADGQPTVKLSDNASKATGPVEEIARYRRVFGSPVLAEEPVLV, from the coding sequence ATGAACGTTAACTTCGCCGAGCGCGCGCATAACCATAACTGGAAGCTCGATCCTATCGTGCGCTCTTTGCTCGACACCGACTTCTACAAGCTGCTGATGCTGCAGTTCATTTGGAAGAACTTTCCTGCCATCCCCGTAACGAGCGAGATCTACAACCGCACCTTGAAGGTCAAGCTGGCCGAACGTATCTCCGCCATCGCATTGCGTGAGCAGATGGAGCATGTGCGCGGTCTGCGCTACCGCCGGTCGGAGCTTGTATGGCTGGCCGGCAATACGTTCTACGGCGTACGCCAGATCTTTCAGCCGGAGTTCCTCGACTGGCTGGAGCATGACTTCCGCCTGAGCGACTACGAGATTCACGAGCACGACGGCCAGCTCGTCATCCGCTTCTCGGGCCTGTGGACTGAAGTCACGATGTGGGAAGTCTATTCGCTCGCCATCGTCAGCGAGATGAAGACGCGCGCGGCCCTGGCAGAGCTCTCCGAGCTGGAGCTCGACGTGCTCTACGCGCGTGCCAAGACACGCCTCTGGGACAAGATCGAAAAGCTGCGCGCCGTCGAAGGCCTGCGCCTCTCCGACTTCGGCACGCGCCGCCGCCACAGCTTCCTGTGGCAGGAGTATGCGGTCGAGGCCCTCTCCTCCGCGCTCGGCAACCGGCTCTCCGGCACCTCAAACACGGCGCTGGCCTATAAGCACAACCTCGAAGCCATCGGCACCAACGCGCACGAGCTGCCGATGGCCATGGCCGCGATGGCTGCGCGCGGCAGCGACCAGGAACTCCGCACCTCGCAGTACAAGGTGCTGGAGCTGTGGCAGCGCAGCTACGGCGGAGAGCTGCTCATCGCCCTGCCCGACACCTTCGGCACCACGCAGTTCCTCGAAGGAGCGCCCGACTGGGTTGCCAAATGGACCGGTGAGCGCGTCGACTCCAAAGATCCGTTCATCGCCGGGGACGAGTACATCTCCTGGCTCCTAAAGCACGGGGAAGACCCGCGCAAAAAACGCCTCATCGCCTCGGACGGGCTCGATGTCGACACCATCATCCGCCTGCATGAGTACTTCAACGGCCGCATCCGCTTCAGCGCCGGCTGGGGCACCCTGCTGACCAACGACTTCCGCGACTGCCACCCGCGCGGTGAAGACACCTTCGAGCCGATCAGCCTCGTGTGCAAGGTCACCAGCGCGGACGGACAGCCCACGGTCAAGCTCTCGGACAACGCCAGCAAAGCAACGGGGCCCGTCGAAGAGATCGCTCGCTACCGCAGGGTCTTCGGCAGTCCTGTGCTGGCGGAAGAACCAGTACTGGTGTAG
- a CDS encoding transposase — protein sequence MNDFANIRTLQQAIIEFSNPDKCIEYVVSMRWPDGVVICPICGRNDVTWLLTQRKWQCKSKHAKRQFSAKVGTIFEDSPLGLDKWLMTAWMIVNCKNGVSSYEISRNIGVTQKSAWFMLQRLRLAMKSDDSGMRGDLVAP from the coding sequence ATGAACGATTTCGCCAATATCCGCACTCTTCAGCAAGCCATTATCGAGTTCTCAAACCCCGATAAGTGTATTGAGTACGTGGTTTCCATGCGCTGGCCTGATGGTGTCGTAATCTGCCCCATATGCGGACGGAATGACGTGACTTGGCTTTTGACTCAGCGCAAATGGCAATGCAAGTCCAAGCACGCCAAACGTCAGTTCTCCGCAAAAGTGGGAACTATCTTCGAGGATTCTCCCCTGGGTCTGGACAAGTGGCTGATGACCGCATGGATGATCGTCAATTGTAAGAACGGCGTGTCGTCCTATGAGATTTCGCGCAACATTGGCGTCACTCAGAAATCCGCATGGTTCATGCTTCAGCGTCTGCGGTTGGCGATGAAGTCTGACGATAGCGGCATGAGGGGGGATCTGGTGGCGCCGTAG
- a CDS encoding IS1595 family transposase — protein MPKNLHLGKRVGADKKVPVAGILDRTTRQVRAAVVPNVRMEVLCNRILDNIGKGSNVYTGGWMAYQNLGYAGFIHDTVNHVDEYVNGQVHTQGIENFWSLLKRTIKGTYVAVEPFHLERYVDEQVFRFNTSKSMNDGQRFKKVLSQVAGKRLTFAKVTGKVGENRF, from the coding sequence ATTCCCAAGAATCTCCACCTCGGCAAGCGTGTAGGGGCAGATAAGAAGGTTCCTGTCGCTGGTATCCTTGACCGCACCACTCGCCAAGTTCGCGCAGCTGTTGTGCCAAACGTGCGGATGGAAGTGCTTTGCAATCGCATCCTCGACAACATAGGCAAGGGGTCGAATGTCTACACTGGCGGCTGGATGGCTTACCAGAATCTCGGCTATGCCGGATTCATTCACGACACCGTCAACCACGTTGACGAGTATGTGAATGGCCAAGTCCACACTCAGGGTATCGAGAACTTCTGGAGCCTACTGAAGCGCACCATCAAAGGAACCTATGTAGCCGTCGAACCGTTCCACCTTGAACGCTACGTTGACGAGCAGGTGTTTCGGTTCAATACCAGCAAGTCCATGAATGACGGGCAGCGCTTCAAGAAAGTTTTATCGCAGGTCGCGGGAAAGCGGCTCACCTTCGCAAAGGTCACCGGCAAGGTGGGAGAAAACCGGTTCTAA
- a CDS encoding RelA/SpoT domain-containing protein, with translation MDFPYTKKEVSRAGDCIRDHGDGRLSDELSHALDVLGAWRSSHIHPLQASFMTLGTRARKLDPSALVSQRLKRIPSVMVKLKRQPGMQLARMQDIGGCRAVVKNVLTAYQLAQKFQCDLTNYIDRPKPDGYRGIHLISKYHPKIMKHENLAGRLIEVQIRTNAQHAWATAVETVDSLLHQNIKTGGGDLKWRRFFALASSVIALKEKTPTVPDTPNTLSELTEEIRVLDAELRIRQKLEGLSSSVERISKAKIPGEVAYVLRLDLDEKMINKTPFTKDQLEAALDFYMQLEKLYFNDPSQQVVLVMVSKLKDLKKAYPNYYLNVGRFLFLMEGVWNEPKRKIRQRDEKSSEPR, from the coding sequence GTGGATTTCCCCTACACAAAAAAAGAGGTCAGCAGGGCAGGCGACTGTATCCGCGACCACGGCGACGGGCGTCTTTCTGACGAATTGAGCCATGCCCTAGATGTTCTTGGGGCGTGGAGAAGTTCGCACATCCATCCTCTACAGGCGAGTTTTATGACTCTGGGAACTCGCGCCCGAAAACTCGATCCTTCCGCTCTGGTATCTCAGCGACTAAAGCGAATCCCATCGGTGATGGTCAAGCTTAAACGCCAGCCGGGGATGCAGTTGGCGCGCATGCAAGACATTGGAGGGTGCCGGGCAGTAGTGAAAAACGTGCTAACGGCGTACCAACTTGCGCAAAAGTTCCAATGCGATCTAACCAACTACATAGACAGACCAAAACCTGACGGGTATCGAGGCATTCATCTCATTTCTAAATACCACCCAAAGATTATGAAGCACGAGAACTTAGCAGGCCGCTTGATTGAGGTTCAGATTCGTACAAATGCGCAGCATGCTTGGGCGACAGCAGTGGAAACGGTTGACTCGCTATTGCATCAAAACATCAAAACTGGCGGAGGCGACCTGAAATGGAGAAGGTTCTTTGCGCTGGCATCAAGTGTAATTGCATTGAAAGAGAAGACACCTACGGTGCCAGATACCCCAAACACTCTCTCTGAATTGACTGAAGAGATACGGGTTTTGGATGCGGAGTTGCGGATTCGGCAAAAACTTGAAGGGCTATCCAGTAGCGTCGAAAGAATCAGTAAGGCCAAGATTCCTGGCGAGGTGGCTTATGTTCTTCGGCTTGATCTAGACGAAAAGATGATCAACAAGACGCCCTTCACTAAAGACCAATTGGAAGCGGCGTTGGATTTCTACATGCAGTTGGAGAAGTTGTATTTCAACGATCCAAGCCAGCAAGTCGTGCTCGTTATGGTCAGCAAATTGAAAGACCTCAAGAAGGCGTATCCAAACTACTATTTGAACGTAGGGCGGTTTCTGTTCCTTATGGAAGGCGTGTGGAATGAACCAAAAAGAAAAATTCGACAACGTGATGAAAAGAGTTCTGAGCCTCGGTAA
- a CDS encoding helix-turn-helix transcriptional regulator, translating to MNNRLRVLRAEKGWSQADLADRLEVSRQSVNAIETGKYDPSLPLAFRIARLFDQRIEEIFEDEA from the coding sequence ATGAATAACCGGCTGCGAGTCTTGCGGGCGGAGAAAGGATGGTCGCAGGCCGATCTGGCGGACAGGCTGGAGGTCTCGCGGCAATCAGTGAACGCCATCGAGACGGGGAAGTACGATCCGTCGCTGCCGCTGGCGTTTCGGATTGCGCGGCTGTTTGATCAGCGGATTGAAGAGATCTTCGAGGACGAGGCGTGA
- a CDS encoding alpha/beta fold hydrolase, whose product MKIFRVLVMLAFVLGGIALLCVPSRGQTAKSFAPTRFTITDAGTVGKPDVVLIPGLASSKAVWDGEAKLLAPNYRLHIVQIDGFAGAPAGPNATGAFLAPVVEELHAYIVANKIHPTVMGHSLGGLLTLMLADKHPEDVSKLIIVDSLPFYAVVFNPAATVDTVKPQADAIRQQLIAAPAAQFAAMQPLMVAGMVKNADGQKLVVASSIASDRTVFANAMYEDLQTDLRGDVATIKTPMLMLYPYDATAQGADPAKVDTIYTTAYAAKPNVKLVRIDDSRHFIMYDQPEKLDAAVESFLK is encoded by the coding sequence ATGAAAATCTTTCGTGTTCTCGTTATGCTGGCCTTTGTTCTCGGTGGTATCGCCCTGCTGTGTGTGCCGTCACGCGGCCAGACCGCGAAATCTTTCGCGCCTACACGTTTCACCATCACGGACGCGGGTACGGTGGGCAAGCCGGATGTCGTGCTGATTCCGGGACTCGCAAGCTCGAAGGCGGTGTGGGACGGAGAAGCAAAGCTGCTGGCTCCGAACTACCGGCTGCATATTGTGCAGATTGATGGCTTTGCCGGAGCTCCGGCCGGGCCGAATGCTACGGGGGCGTTTCTCGCGCCGGTGGTCGAGGAGTTGCACGCTTATATCGTCGCGAACAAGATTCATCCAACAGTGATGGGGCATTCGCTGGGCGGGCTATTGACGCTGATGCTCGCGGATAAGCATCCGGAGGATGTCAGCAAGCTGATTATTGTGGACTCGTTACCCTTCTATGCGGTGGTGTTCAACCCGGCGGCGACGGTGGATACGGTCAAGCCGCAGGCCGATGCGATACGGCAGCAGTTGATTGCCGCTCCTGCCGCCCAGTTTGCGGCGATGCAACCGCTGATGGTGGCGGGTATGGTGAAGAACGCGGACGGGCAGAAGCTAGTCGTGGCAAGCTCGATTGCGAGCGATCGAACGGTGTTCGCCAATGCCATGTACGAGGATCTGCAGACGGATTTGCGCGGCGATGTCGCGACGATCAAGACGCCGATGCTGATGCTGTATCCGTACGATGCCACGGCGCAGGGGGCTGACCCGGCGAAGGTGGATACGATCTATACGACGGCGTATGCGGCGAAGCCGAATGTGAAGCTGGTGCGGATCGACGACTCGCGGCACTTCATCATGTACGACCAGCCGGAGAAGTTGGATGCAGCGGTGGAGAGCTTTTTGAAGTAG